The following is a genomic window from Methanobacterium aggregans.
ACGATCACTCCCACAACTGCCCCTATGAATCCAAGGATACCTGCTTCAAAGAGTGTGCTTCCCATTATCTGTTTATTTGTAAATCCAATAGCTTTTAAAACTCCTAATTCTCGTGTTCTTTCCATTACACTGATGAACATGGTGTTTACAACGCTTATTATACCCACAAGGAGTCCCACACTTGCAATGAGACTTGCAAAGAGCATGGATTTGTCTGCCATCTCCTGAACTTCTGCTACTTTATCAGATTTTGTTTCGACTGTAACATTTCCAACATCCTTTTCAAGTGCATCTGCCACTGTTTTTGGGTCTCCATGGGTTTTGGCTGTGATGATACTTACCCTGTTATCCTGCATCTCTTTTGCAAGGGCCTGATTTATATAAAGAGCAGATCCATCCTCTTTGGCTATTCCTGTTATTGCCATCTCCTTACCATCGACGTTCACCTTGCTACCGACCTTGTAGCCCAAGGTGTCAGCAATACTGTAGTCCATAACAACTCCTGGGGATCCTGTCTTGAGTCTGAGCTGTTTCCAGTCGTTGGTTCCCTGAACCGCAAGTTCCTGTCCATTTATTGTTTGCTTGAAGACTGTGAATTCCTTGGTATCGTAGAGCTTGGAGTAGGCTTCCACCTTGGAAGCGGTTTGGTTGTCC
Proteins encoded in this region:
- a CDS encoding ABC transporter permease, which produces MDLYKLAFNNIRRRKLRSALTMLGIIIGVATIMVLVGITAGATSVVKEETSAYMYDLTVSPAGSTGSYLMDNQTASKVEAYSKLYDTKEFTVFKQTINGQELAVQGTNDWKQLRLKTGSPGVVMDYSIADTLGYKVGSKVNVDGKEMAITGIAKEDGSALYINQALAKEMQDNRVSIITAKTHGDPKTVADALEKDVGNVTVETKSDKVAEVQEMADKSMLFASLIASVGLLVGIISVVNTMFISVMERTRELGVLKAIGFTNKQIMGSTLFEAGILGFIGAVVGVIVGAIGIVALANVLNFTDYMSEMLPAWLIVSAIAGSTLLSILAGLYPAVRASKLNVVEALRNE